The following proteins are co-located in the Vanessa cardui chromosome 15, ilVanCard2.1, whole genome shotgun sequence genome:
- the LOC124535697 gene encoding larval cuticle protein F1-like: MSRLIVLICLCFVLAQAKTETKKREASASYPIPTRHTYSEYHNRVAIPIPHPVPVSVPRPVPVSVPVAVPVDNPRPVPVAVPQPVAQIIPRPVAVPINRPVPLPVAQAVPVTVTQGVGIPVPQPYAVSVPAAVPVRVPQPIPIPVTVQAIGGYGGIGSGVSIGGIGSGLSISGIGSGVYGSGVYAGGYGSIGVPVSSKIISSVSVAHPYISSGSIHGSGYGGGYLSGGHGLYGHGH, from the exons atgtcGCGTTTAAta GTCCTAATATGTTTGTGCTTCGTGCTTGCACAAGCAAAAACAGAGACTAAGAAAAGAGAAGCATCTGCGTCCTACCCTATTCCAACGCGGCACACCTACTCCGAGTATCACAATAGAGTTGCGATTCCAATACCCCATCCCGTCCCAGTAAGTGTTCCTAGACCTGTACCAGTAAGTGTACCAGTTGCAGTACCAGTAGACAACCCACGTCCCGTCCCAGTGGCGGTGCCTCAACCGGTGGCTCAAATTATTCCTAGACCGGTCGCAGTACCGATCAACCGTCCAGTGCCATTGCCAGTAGCCCAGGCTGTTCCTGTCACTGTTACACAGGGAGTTGGTATTCCAGTCCCCCAACCTTATGCAGTCAGTGTACCTGCTGCTGTTCCAGTCAGAGTGCCACAGCCAATTCCAATACCGGTGACCGTTCAAGCAATTGGTGGATATGGAGGTATTGGTTCCGGTGTATCAATCGGTGGTATCGGCTCTGGTTTGTCAATCAGTGGAATCGGCTCTGGAGTGTATGGCTCCGGCGTGTATGCTGGTGGATACGGATCCATAGGTGTGCCTGTATCTTCGAAAATAATTTCATCAGTTTCAGTAGCTCATCCATATATTTCATCTGGATCGATTCATGGGTCTGGTTATGGCGGTGGATATCTGTCAGGAGGTCATGGATTATATGGCCACGGACAttga